From the Neobacillus sp. PS3-34 genome, the window CTGGCTGATTTCGTCATTACTGAGGGCGGCTTCGGTGCGGACTTAGGAGCAGAAAAGTTCCTGCATATTAAATCCAGGAGTGCGGGATTCAAGCCTGAAGCAGTGGTCATTGTAGCAACAATCCGGGCACTGAAAATGCATGGCGGTGTACCTAAAACGGAACTGGCGAGAGAAAATCTCGATGCCTTAATTAAAGGATTTGCAAATCTTAAAAAGCATATTGAAACCATTCAAAGCTTTGGACTGCCAGCTGTTGTTGCAATAAATAAATTTGTTGCCGACACGAATTTAGAAGTCCAAACGCTGCTTGAATGGTGCGAAAGCGAAAATATCCCTGTCTCACTTACAGAGGTGTGGGAAAAAGGCGGTGCCGGAGGAGTTGAACTGGCAGAACTTCTTTTGGAAGTAATCGATAAGGTGGAAAATAATTTCCATCCTCTCTATGAATTGTCCGATTCAATAGAACAAAAGGTCAGGACAATTGTGCAGGAGGTTTATGGAGGAACAGATGTTGATTTGTCACCAAAAGCCAGGAAACAGCTAATCGATTTTGAAAAGTTCGGCTGGTCTAATCTGCCGGTTTGCATGGCAAAAACTCAATATTCCTTATCTGATGATCCTGCAAAATTAGGGCGTCCTTCAGGATTCACGGTTACAGTAAGAGAGTTCAAGCCTTCCATTGGAGCAGGTTTTATAGTAGCTTTAACAGGAGATGTCATGACAATGCCAGGGCTTCCGAAAAAGCCTGCCGCTCTTAATATGGATGTGGATGAAGACGGAAATGCCATCGGATTGTTCTAAAATGAGGTGAATTGCAGCAATGTTTGATCCAACAGCCTTTGATAACTTAAAAGTTGTGCTTGAAGGAACCTTATACGATAAGGATTTGAATGAAGAACTTGTCATTGCCGACCGTAATGACACGGTAAATTTAGCAAAGCTTTCACGTAGCTTCGACTTTTTGTTCTATTTAGCTGGTGAAAAACAAAATTATACACAGGCTAAATTATTGTTGGAATCAAAGCTTGAAAATCTTGCATCCGAGCTGCTACCGGGAACAGATTCCAGTCATCTGTCCGGATGCAGGGTCCAGCTTTATTTTTATCTTGAGCATAAAAACAAACATCACCTATTCAGTGAAATTCAAGACATCCTTACAGAGATTTGGGGTCCAGAACGAAAGATTACCCAATCTATTCAGCTTAACCCTTTGAAAAATGATGAGTTTATCAGCAATACGATCTCAGTTAATTTTGATCGAATGATTTATGAGGATCAAATAAAGGATCTAATTGACATGATTGATTACATGATGGACACGTTAAACAAATTGGATGAATGGTCCGCCAAACAGGGAGGAAAAAATGACAGTCTATGAGTTTCAAGCTAAGACAGTGGATAGGAATGAAGTCTCCCTTGAGGAATACAAAGGGAAGGTGCTGCTGATCGTAAATGTCGCCAGCAAGTGCGGATTTACACCACAGTATAAAGAGCTCCAGGAAATATACGAAGCTTATAAAGAGAAAGGACTCGAAATACTTGGGTTCCCTTGCAACCAGTTTATGAACCAGGAGCCTGGAACCGATCAGGAAATTAAGTCCTTTTGCGAGCTGAATTATGGGGTAACATTTCCTGTTTTTGCAAAAATTGATGTCAACGGCTCTGAAGCAGATCCGCTTTTTGAATATTTGACCGAAAATGCCCCTGGGTTGCTTGGCAGTAAGGCGGTTAAATGGAATTTTACTAAATTCCTTGTTGATTCCAATGGGAAGGTCGTAAATCGATATGCCCCGAGTACGAAACCAAAGGATATCATTAAGGACATAGAAAAGCTTTTGTAGAAGCAGCTCCTGCCAAAAGGCAGGGGTTGTTTTTTCTTTTTTGAGAAAAATAACAAATGGATCGTTGTCATTTACATTTAAGAAAAAACAAGTTAGATTATTATAAGAAGCAGAATTTTTAGAAAATGAAAACGTTAACAATTTATTTTGAGAAGGGGAGTTTTTATGGGGAAAACGGCGTGGGTGACTGACAGCACTGCCTTTTTAGATGATGAACTGAAGAATAACCCCGATTTATATAGCATCCCGTTAACCATCCTGATGGACGAGGAAGAATTCATTGATGGAGTAGATCTTACAGCTGTCCAGTTATTCGAAAAGCTTAAGCATTTAAAAAATCCTCCTAAGACCTCACAGCCTTCCATCGGTTCGTTTCAAGGATTATACGAAAAACTGTCAAAGGAATACGATCAAATTGTTTCATTCCTTCTTTCATCTAAACTGAGCGGGACATTTTCATCCAGCGAACAGGCAGCACAGCTGGTTGATATTCCTGTTACTTCGATAGATTCAAAAATTCTTGCCTATCCATTATCAGCCCTTTTAAAAAAGGGGATTGAGTTGAGTAAAGAAGGTAAAAGCATTCAAGAGGTAAAGAAAGAAATTGAAAGAATCAGGGACACAAATGAGACATATGTCGTGGTAGGCAGCCTTGAACAGCTTCACCGGAGCGGCAGGATGTCCGGAGTTCAATTTTATTTGGGAAGCATGCTGAATGTAAAACCAATCATATCGATCGAAGACGGCACTTTAAAAGTTAAGGAAAAAGCGAGAAGCGAAAAGAAAGCAAAAGAGAAAATGATTGATTTTCTCCGTTCCTCATATCAAAAATCCCGGTTTAAAGAAGCCTATATTTTATATGGCCTTCACCTTGATGCTGCCAAAGCCTGGGAAAAGGACTTACAGGAAGAATTTCCTGATTTAACGTTTTATTGCTGTCCATTAGGTGCTACTATTGGTGTTCATGCCGGTGAAAACACTCTTGGAATCAGCTGGTTTAATGAAATGAAATAAAAAGTGCCTGCCCGGCACTTTTTTCTTTTTTAGGAAACTATAAATTTTAAAAGTGCATAATTCACAAAAAGTCTAGCGCAATCCAGCTTCAGCGCCCAGCCAGTTTTCCCCTTTGAATAACTTCCTTGAATATCTTGCTCAAAGCATGACCTTTAGGTGATGCTTTGAGCAGCTAGGGGTCATAAGCCAAATCACTCCAGAAATCAGGATTTCCTGCGTGATTCGTCTTAAGCCTTTCGGGGCTAACCAGGGCGCTTCCGCCTTTTTTCTTTTGCTTATCATTCATTTCTTTTTCTGTTTCATGCTAAAATAGCAAGGATGGAAGGCAGGTGTTTTTTTATGGATAAAAGTATATTAACAATGACAGAACAATTCGTCAGAAACGAATTGGGCGAAGACGCCACGGGCCATGATTGGTTCCATATTGAGCGAGTGCGCAGAAACGCGCTTTACATATGCAAAACGGAGAATAAAGGGGATGCCTTTATTATTGAAATGGCAGCACTGCTGCATGATATTTCCGACGAAAAATTAAACGAAAGTGCTGAACAGGGCGATGAAAAGCTTTCCGCATTTTTAAAAAGCGTCGATATGGCTGAAGAAATTAAGCACCATATTAAATCGATTATTGATTCTATTTCTTTTAAAGGCGGAAGAATAATGGAGCTTGAGTCGACAGAGGCCAAAATAGTACAGGATGCAGACCGGCTTGATGCGATAGGGGCGATCGGCATCGCGAGGGCTTTTGCTTATGGAGGTAAAAAAGGACAGCAGATTTTTGATC encodes:
- a CDS encoding glutathione peroxidase, which produces MTVYEFQAKTVDRNEVSLEEYKGKVLLIVNVASKCGFTPQYKELQEIYEAYKEKGLEILGFPCNQFMNQEPGTDQEIKSFCELNYGVTFPVFAKIDVNGSEADPLFEYLTENAPGLLGSKAVKWNFTKFLVDSNGKVVNRYAPSTKPKDIIKDIEKLL
- a CDS encoding HD domain-containing protein, with protein sequence MDKSILTMTEQFVRNELGEDATGHDWFHIERVRRNALYICKTENKGDAFIIEMAALLHDISDEKLNESAEQGDEKLSAFLKSVDMAEEIKHHIKSIIDSISFKGGRIMELESTEAKIVQDADRLDAIGAIGIARAFAYGGKKGQQIFDPGLIFREKMTTEEYRKGKSTSINHFYEKLLKLKDLMNTETAKLMAEERHHTMELFLEQFYKEWNGQA
- a CDS encoding DegV family protein codes for the protein MGKTAWVTDSTAFLDDELKNNPDLYSIPLTILMDEEEFIDGVDLTAVQLFEKLKHLKNPPKTSQPSIGSFQGLYEKLSKEYDQIVSFLLSSKLSGTFSSSEQAAQLVDIPVTSIDSKILAYPLSALLKKGIELSKEGKSIQEVKKEIERIRDTNETYVVVGSLEQLHRSGRMSGVQFYLGSMLNVKPIISIEDGTLKVKEKARSEKKAKEKMIDFLRSSYQKSRFKEAYILYGLHLDAAKAWEKDLQEEFPDLTFYCCPLGATIGVHAGENTLGISWFNEMK